A window of the Alternaria dauci strain A2016 chromosome 3, whole genome shotgun sequence genome harbors these coding sequences:
- a CDS encoding 60S ribosomal eL32 domain-containing protein, with translation MAPKRKSTSTAAESDSPVKKTKATRKEVYTSQQKAAIQQFISFTNLDRNTAIRALKSHGWDAQTAVNAYYSGSSGGGAQSSSAAKANLNKLFDRYQDASVPDKDIVGVEGTMRYFEEIGVDAEGLEALAALEIVQAPTMGEMSRDGFTKGWTERSCDTIDKQKAYLRNVKSELSDSKELFTRVYKYTFTIAKPADQRAVPLEMAAVYWELLFSSPLSAVKWSSPSTPWLSWWTEFLNTSWKKSVNKDMWNETLKFAQLSLEDESLSFWNEESSWPSVIDDFVEFVKKDKRGAVKMVAAKKHVPIVKKHRKRFNRHQSDRFMCVDPSWRKPKGIDNRVRRRFKGQAAMPKIGYGSNRKTRHMMPSGHKAFVVNNVADVDLLLMHNATFAAEIAHAVSARKRIEIIARAKQIGVKVTNGKARVKTES, from the exons ATGGCGCCGAAGCGTAAATCCACGTCCACTGCGGCCGAGTCGGATAGCCCGGTGAAGAAAACCAAGGCTACAAGGAAAGAAG TATACACCTCTCAGCAAAAGGCTGCGATTCAGCAGTTCATCAGCTTCACTAACCTCGACCGAAACACTGCGATAAGGGCGCTGAAGAGCCATGGCTGGGATGCGCAGACCGCCGTAAACGC TTACTATAGTGGCAGTAGCGGCGGTGGTGCTCAGTCCTCGTCCGCGGCCAAGGCCAACCTCAATAAGCTATTCGATCGGTACCAAGACGCTAGTGTACCCGACAAGGACATCGTTGGCGTAGAAGGTACCATGCGGTATTTTGAAGAAATCGGGGTCGATGCCGAAGGCCTAGAGGCGTTGGCTGCTCTTGAGATCGTGCAGGCGCCTACCATGGGTGAAATGAGCCGCGATGGCTTCACCAAGGGCTGGACAGAACGCAG CTGCGATACCATCGACAAGCAAAAGGCTTACCTGAGAAATGTCAAGAGCGAGTTGTCCGACAGCAAGGAGCTCTTCACTCGCGTCTACAAGTACACATTCACCATTGCCAAGCCCGCAGACCAGAGGGCTGTTCCGCTCGAGATGGCCGCCGTATATTGGGAGTTACTCTTTAGCTCGCCCTTGTCGGCGGTCAAGTGGTCGAGCCCTAGCACGCCGTGGTTGAGCTGGTGGACCGAGTTCCTCAACACGTCGTGGAAGAAGAGCGTCAACAAAGACATGTGGAACGAGACGCTCAAGTTCGCACAGCTCTCACTAGAGGACGAGTCGCTGAGCTTCTGGAATGAGGAGTCTTCATGGCCTTCGGTCATCGACGACTTTGTCGAGTTCGTCAAGAAGGACAAGCGCGGTG CAGTCAAA ATGGTCGCCGCTAAGAAGCATGTCCCGATCGTGAAGAAGC ACCGCAAGCGGTTCAACCGCCACCAGTCGGACCGCTTCATGT GCGTTGACCCCTCATGGCGCAAGCCCAAGGGTATCGACAACCGCGTCCGCAGGCGGTTCAAGGGCCAGGCTGCTATGCCCAAG ATCGGATACGGCTCCAACAGGAAGACCCGCCACATGATGCCCTCCGGCCACAAGGCTTTCGTTGTCAACAACGTCGCCGATGTTGACCTTCTCCTTATGCACAACGCTACCTTCGCCGCAGA GATCGCCCACGCTGTATCAGCACGAAAGCGCATCGAAATCATCGCCAGGGCGAAGCAGATCGGTGTCAAGGTTACCAACGGCAAGGCCCGCGTCAAGACCGAGTCGTAG